One window of the Populus nigra chromosome 4, ddPopNigr1.1, whole genome shotgun sequence genome contains the following:
- the LOC133691609 gene encoding auxin-responsive protein SAUR32, with protein MIMGGGEKSLKNFHLHLPNLHHHHHKKQARDVPKGCLAIKVGQGEEQQRFVVPVIYFNHPLFIQLLKEAEEEYGFDQKGTITIPCHVEEFRCVQGMIDKEKSIHHHHVGCFRV; from the coding sequence ATGATTATGGGTGGTGGAGAAAAGAGCCTAAAGAACTTCCACCTCCACCTGCCGAAtcttcatcatcaccatcacaaGAAGCAGGCGAGAGATGTTCCGAAAGGGTGTTTGGCTATCAAGGTGGGCCAGGGAGAGGAGCAGCAGAGATTTGTGGTGCCTGTCATATACTTCAATCACCCGCTGTTCATACAGTTATTGAAGGAAGCAGAAGAAGAATATGGTTTTGATCAAAAAGGCACCATCACTATCCCTTGTCATGTGGAGGAGTTTAGGTGCGTCCAAGGCATGATTGACAAGGAAAAGTCCATCCATCATCACCATGTTGGATGTTTTAGGGTTTGA